The Nocardioides panzhihuensis genome has a segment encoding these proteins:
- a CDS encoding DUF4345 domain-containing protein: MNTVASLTIAVIGLFFLAMGTYALVTPGALAAPFHLSAKTPESRSEIRAVYGGFGIAMAAVLGAAALDIGDIRTGAVTTIGLALIGMAGGRLISRLFDTAVRFYPIWFYFWIELAAGTALILCA, from the coding sequence GTGAACACCGTGGCCAGCCTGACCATCGCCGTCATCGGCCTCTTCTTCCTCGCGATGGGGACGTACGCCCTGGTCACCCCGGGCGCACTCGCCGCCCCGTTCCACCTGTCGGCGAAGACGCCCGAGTCCCGCTCCGAGATCCGCGCGGTCTACGGCGGGTTCGGCATCGCCATGGCCGCCGTGCTCGGCGCCGCCGCTCTCGACATCGGCGACATCCGGACCGGTGCCGTGACCACCATCGGCCTCGCCCTGATCGGGATGGCAGGCGGCCGACTCATCTCGCGCCTGTTCGACACGGCTGTACGCTTCTACCCCATCTGGTTCTACTTCTGGATCGAGCTTGCGGCCGGGACAGCCCTGATTCTTTGCGCCTGA
- a CDS encoding helix-turn-helix domain-containing protein, translated as MTRMATEPLPDSCCDDARPTVWLWSGHAAYRGPSLRLGTHSGSVTCFALGLDAPFLLRSGPEEPRRARSALIPARTSHQIVAGEEQTMLFFYVDPGASGTAHLLGQMTDTTSTIAYDHRDEAALIAGLMGPIMNPEMLRRRLLESGETNPTDERIRGAMKLLRDQPGERGSAAEMAATVNLSQSRFLHLFSAHSGTSFRRYRLWARMRHAAAAVSQGADLSTAASDAGFASPSHFSDTFRAMFGLTATQLFSNQLRFVVMDPS; from the coding sequence ATGACGCGCATGGCGACCGAGCCGCTTCCGGATTCGTGCTGCGACGACGCGCGGCCGACGGTGTGGCTCTGGTCGGGACATGCGGCCTATCGGGGACCGTCGCTGCGGCTGGGCACTCATTCCGGGTCGGTGACCTGCTTCGCGCTGGGCCTGGACGCTCCCTTCCTGCTGCGGTCAGGTCCGGAGGAGCCACGGCGGGCGCGAAGCGCGCTGATCCCTGCGCGTACATCTCATCAGATCGTCGCGGGGGAGGAACAGACGATGCTGTTCTTCTACGTCGACCCCGGCGCGTCTGGGACGGCCCACCTGCTCGGGCAGATGACTGACACGACGAGCACGATCGCGTACGACCATCGCGACGAGGCGGCGCTGATCGCGGGCTTGATGGGACCGATCATGAATCCGGAGATGCTGCGACGACGTCTCCTGGAGTCCGGTGAGACGAATCCGACCGACGAGCGGATCCGCGGTGCCATGAAGCTCCTTCGCGACCAACCCGGTGAGCGGGGAAGCGCGGCGGAGATGGCCGCCACGGTCAACCTGTCCCAGTCGCGGTTCCTGCACCTGTTCTCGGCCCACTCGGGGACGAGCTTCCGCCGCTACCGCCTGTGGGCGAGGATGCGGCACGCGGCAGCGGCCGTCAGCCAGGGCGCAGATCTCTCGACGGCCGCCAGCGACGCGGGGTTCGCCTCACCGAGCCACTTCAGCGACACCTTCCGAGCGATGTTCGGACTCACCGCCACGCAGCTGTTCTCCAACCAGCTCCGATTCGTGGTGATGGATCCGTCGTAG
- a CDS encoding nuclear transport factor 2 family protein, translated as MTEQHSATPIDPADLPQVIITFLAAQQAHDAETAISLFLPDAVVTDEGHDFHGDDKIRDWIAKAASDFTYTTELTGAFRLDATHYDVIHHLEGDFPGGVVDLHFRFAMRDDLIQTLTIEP; from the coding sequence ATGACCGAACAGCACTCCGCCACGCCCATCGACCCTGCCGACCTCCCTCAGGTGATCATCACCTTCCTGGCCGCCCAGCAGGCCCACGACGCCGAGACCGCGATCTCGCTCTTCCTGCCTGATGCCGTCGTCACCGACGAGGGCCACGACTTCCATGGCGACGACAAGATCCGCGACTGGATCGCGAAGGCGGCCAGCGATTTCACCTACACGACCGAGCTGACCGGCGCCTTCCGACTCGACGCCACGCACTACGACGTGATCCACCACCTGGAGGGTGACTTCCCGGGCGGCGTCGTCGATCTTCACTTCCGGTTCGCCATGCGCGACGACCTCATCCAGACCCTGACGATCGAGCCCTGA
- a CDS encoding MerR family transcriptional regulator: protein MRAGLTIGEFAALTQLSVRTLRRYHDAGLLVPASVDPFTGYRYYGAGQIPSAQVIHRLRELDVPLAEVKAVLATDDPGQRAEMIAGHLERLEVSLDRTRAAVTSLRQLLRPGVEELEVELRSVPTRKVAAITAEVDLDTVTGWYDDAMRRLDAAVPAEQRGGPPGGRYDNELFTEGVGTVCVFRPFRDLRPFRGIEVLELPAVELAVTVHHGPHDDIGVRYGRLGEWVVDHALAVDGPVHETYVAGPRDTDDPGLWRTEIGWPIFRLTP, encoded by the coding sequence ATGCGGGCGGGACTGACGATCGGGGAGTTCGCGGCGCTGACGCAGCTGAGCGTGCGTACGCTGCGGCGCTATCACGACGCCGGTCTGCTCGTCCCCGCCAGCGTCGACCCGTTCACCGGCTACCGCTACTACGGGGCCGGCCAGATCCCCTCCGCCCAGGTGATTCATCGGCTTCGCGAGCTCGACGTACCTCTGGCCGAGGTCAAGGCCGTGCTGGCCACGGACGACCCGGGGCAACGGGCCGAGATGATCGCGGGCCACCTCGAGCGGCTCGAGGTCAGCCTCGACCGCACTCGCGCGGCCGTGACCTCGCTGCGTCAGCTGCTGCGTCCCGGGGTCGAGGAGTTGGAGGTCGAGCTCCGCTCGGTCCCAACGCGAAAGGTCGCCGCGATCACCGCCGAGGTCGATCTGGACACCGTCACCGGCTGGTACGACGACGCCATGCGCAGGCTCGATGCGGCCGTGCCCGCGGAACAGCGTGGCGGGCCGCCCGGCGGCCGCTACGACAACGAGCTGTTCACGGAGGGCGTCGGCACGGTGTGCGTCTTCCGTCCCTTTCGCGATCTGCGCCCATTTCGCGGAATCGAGGTCCTCGAGCTGCCTGCGGTCGAGCTCGCGGTGACCGTCCACCACGGACCCCACGACGACATCGGCGTCCGCTACGGCCGCCTCGGCGAGTGGGTTGTCGACCACGCCCTCGCGGTCGACGGCCCCGTGCACGAGACGTACGTTGCCGGGCCGCGCGACACCGACGACCCCGGGCTCTGGCGCACCGAGATCGGCTGGCCGATCTTCCGGCTCACGCCCTAG